The genomic window CTTATTTCTGGAGGTTTAAGAGGTTTCCTGAGGGCCCGCTTGATCCGAGACAACTTAGAATATTGGTTTTTCTGAGGAGTAGCGGCCCGCATACTTCGAGCGAGATCGCCCACGCGCTAGGGTATCCCGTTAAGTTCACGCGGAGAACTTTGCAGACCCTGAGGAGGATGGGGGCGGTCGAGGTCTACCTCAAGCCCAGTAGAAGCCTGGAGGATTACGGCAAGTAGGCTGAGAATCGCCGGATTCGGGGCCACCGATCCAGTAAGGTTATTATCCCCGGGGGGCTTTGAGTTAGATGGGCGGCGGCAGGTAGGGCCGGGGAGCTAGCCCTTCCCTGTAACCCGAAATGGGCTACATGCGGGGGCCGGATAACCCGGTGGGCGCCTGAAGAGGGGGAGGGCGCGGCTGCGGGCTCGGGAGGGAGGAGGGCGCGCCCACGCAGGGCTTCGTAGGAGGCCGCCCCACTCGTAGGAGTGGGCAACGGCCTCTGAGCACGCCGAACCGCGTTAGGCCCGGGAGGGAGCAGCGCTAAGGCGTGGCGGGGCCGCGCGTGGATCACGTGCCGGACCTCCTCCCGCTGTCCGCGGCCTCCTGTCCTCCTGGCCACCACCGGGGGCTGCCGCCGCCCCTCAAAAGATATTTTACTCCTCTCG from Candidatus Bathyarchaeia archaeon includes these protein-coding regions:
- a CDS encoding ArsR family transcriptional regulator translates to MPYFWRFKRFPEGPLDPRQLRILVFLRSSGPHTSSEIAHALGYPVKFTRRTLQTLRRMGAVEVYLKPSRSLEDYGK